In a single window of the Tetrapisispora phaffii CBS 4417 chromosome 11, complete genome genome:
- the RIM8 gene encoding Rim8p (similar to Saccharomyces cerevisiae RIM8 (YGL045W); ancestral locus Anc_4.62): MFLLNSMRKEVSVSKKKRYVLGMTVRSAAYPTNITDTLTNMVSEYEIILDEPHKIWKPKEFVSGNIILRLSRDAYNVAIKFSLINEINLKMSKTTRMISKSQETVTENSAYLYGDESHLLNLTKGEHVFPFKFKLPKHKKSFSSIDFKRGSNEYYIRGFLKAANDVTIQTCEKRISVLVPLDVEKYSNAIKKTMVLQSTFSNASIEDSHIANSHSNENASSFMTKLTKSSSGSSSTKNDNLFTLTDQQPEKMVKVSVNVPHSGFMVGELIPVKVDIKHYKAFNHSAGLIATLTRICRVNGNSKDIPVETFRKDISQTTAPLFIDSESKEASALMYLKVPLDAIATFTALPNYFTFQYYIEVVVNLSKKLTVYTASNEIVGKYLDNSSYTSHQGSILKENFNSLQRNISRIMKDDDEYVKHNDNEIDVSFSDLINVERLKRSKNVTGMSIEIVIGSCRTAKPISPVSSISDEGHVEMPPSIENNEEINDTENYNSLNEWLTAPGHSNEALPTPIYTPNEDIKVNSDKLELEQDRLKELESDPPLF, encoded by the coding sequence ATGttcttattaaattcaatgaGGAAAGAAGTGTCTGTAtccaagaagaaaagataCGTCTTAGGCATGACTGTACGATCCGCTGCATATCCAACTAACATTACAGATACTCTAACTAATATGGTCTCGGAGTATGAAATCATACTAGATGAACCTCACAAAATTTGGAAACCAAAAGAATTTGTCTCAGGCAATATCATACTGAGGCTATCAAGAGATGCTTATAATGTAGCAATCAAGTTCTCGTTGATAAATGAAatcaatttgaaaatgtCAAAAACTACAAGGATGATCAGTAAAAGTCAAGAGACTGTAACGGAAAATTCCGCATACTTATATGGTGATGAGTCACATCTGTTAAATCTTACAAAAGGTGAACATGTCTTCcctttcaaatttaaactCCCCAAGCATAAAAAATCATTCAGTTCCATTGACTTTAAAAGAGGTTCCAACGAATACTATATAAGAGGGTTCCTGAAAGCAGCAAATGATGTCACTATACAAACGTGCGAAAAGAGAATATCTGTACTAGTACCGTTGGATGTAGAAAAATACTCAAACGCAATTAAGAAAACGATGGTTTTACAATCAACTTTCTCCAATGCCTCGATTGAAGACTCACATATTGCAAATTCACATAGTAATGAAAACGCATCTTCATTCATGACAAAATTAACAAAGAGCTCGTCTGGCTCTAGTTCGACGAAAAATGATAACCTTTTCACACTAACAGATCAGCAACCTGAAAAGATGGTGAAAGTGTCAGTCAACGTACCACATTCAGGTTTTATGGTAGGCGAGCTGATCCCAGTGAAAGTAGATATCAAGCATTATAAAGCATTCAATCATTCGGCAGGGTTAATCGCGACGTTGACAAGAATATGTAGAGTGAACGGTAATTCAAAGGATATTCCAGTTGAAACGTTCAGGAAAGACATATCCCAAACTACTGCACCATTATTCATAGATTCAGAGTCGAAAGAAGCTTCGGCTCTGATGTATCTTAAGGTTCCATTAGATGCAATTGCCACGTTTACCGCCCTTCCAAACTACTTtacttttcaatattatattgaagTGGTTGTTAATCTATCAAAAAAGTTAACGGTCTACACTGCATCCAATGAAATTGTAGGGAAATACCTAGACAATTCATCATATACTTCGCACCAAGGGTCGATTCTAAAggaaaattttaattcgttgcaaagaaatatatcaaGAATAATGAAGGATGATGACGAGTACGTCAAACATAATGACAATGAAATCGATGTTTCATTCAGCGATTTAATCAATGTTGAGAGACTAAAGAGATCAAAAAATGTGACAGGAATGTCCATTGAAATAGTAATTGGTTCCTGCAGAACCGCTAAACCTATTTCTCCTGTCTCTTCGATATCTGATGAAGGGCATGTTGAAATGCCACCAAGCATcgaaaataatgaagaaataaatgataCCGAAAATTACAATTCATTAAACGAATGGTTAACTGCACCAGGGCACTCGAACGAAGCACTTCCTACTCCTATCTACACACCTAATGAAGACATAAAAGTTAACTCAGATAAATTGGAATTGGAACAAGATAGATTGAAAGAACTTGAAAGTGATCCTCCACTGTTCTAA